One genomic window of Desulfobacterales bacterium includes the following:
- a CDS encoding outer membrane lipoprotein-sorting protein, with amino-acid sequence MMINRNQQRRIHRAGLIIGIFLAMAVLAFPGRSPAAALTGRQVMERVDARDDGDNMAADMTMLLIDKQGHARRREIKVFSRDQGKDQWRLQFFQSPADVKGTGFLSHDYYGGKPDDDQWLYLPALHKIKRIASSDKSSSFMGSDFSYADMTRRVLDEWHYKILKESEVGGQPVWLIEAVPVDRTVADRYGYEKSVLFVRQDIFMTVRAVNWVKKGGKLKYMEITQLERINGIWVATEIRMKTVKNKATLHRTVLTFTNVRFNQPLDDDLFTLRRLEKGL; translated from the coding sequence ATGATGATCAACAGGAATCAGCAAAGGAGAATCCACCGGGCCGGGCTGATCATCGGAATATTCCTTGCCATGGCTGTTCTTGCTTTTCCGGGACGGTCACCGGCCGCGGCCCTTACCGGGCGGCAGGTCATGGAGCGGGTCGATGCCCGGGATGACGGGGACAACATGGCCGCGGACATGACCATGCTGCTCATCGATAAGCAGGGACATGCGCGGCGCCGGGAGATCAAGGTGTTCAGCCGTGATCAGGGGAAGGACCAGTGGCGGCTCCAGTTTTTTCAATCCCCGGCCGATGTCAAGGGTACTGGTTTTCTTTCCCATGATTATTACGGCGGGAAACCGGACGACGACCAGTGGCTTTACCTGCCCGCCCTGCATAAGATCAAGCGGATCGCCTCCTCGGACAAATCCTCTTCCTTCATGGGATCGGATTTTTCCTATGCCGACATGACCAGGCGGGTGCTGGACGAGTGGCATTACAAGATTCTCAAGGAGTCCGAGGTGGGCGGGCAGCCGGTCTGGCTGATTGAGGCGGTGCCGGTCGACCGGACGGTGGCCGACCGGTACGGATATGAAAAATCAGTGCTCTTTGTCCGGCAGGACATCTTTATGACGGTACGGGCGGTGAACTGGGTCAAGAAGGGCGGCAAGCTCAAATACATGGAGATCACCCAACTGGAACGGATCAATGGAATCTGGGTGGCCACCGAGATCAGGATGAAGACCGTCAAAAATAAGGCCACCCTGCACCGGACAGTGCTCACCTTTACAAATGTCCGTTTCAATCAACCGCTGGACGATGATCTGTTTACGCTGCGTCGTCTGGAAAAGGGGTTGTAA